In Nocardia asteroides, a single genomic region encodes these proteins:
- a CDS encoding acyl-CoA dehydrogenase family protein, giving the protein MDFTRDESQDAIAEVVVSLLERNAARDFELWPRLVDSGLLAVPLPEKLGGAGMGLAEVSVLLTELATDAVAVPALPTLGFGVVPLLGVLPDELAERVFGAVADGAVLTAALSEQAAPFTVKPESSAVTEGGSVVLTGHKVAVPYAAEARWLLIPTDAGVALVEADTPGLELTPSPASGGNPEATVRLSGVTIPAAQLLPLPLPVLHRAAVAAIGSVADGLLRGALALTAEHVRVRHQFGRPLAQFQAVAQQIADLYVVSRTVGAAAQSANWALAQDDSSPEHLERIDDDLEVLAYTVASELPAAMQKCHHLHGGLGVDITHPMHRYYSQAKDLARWLGGASFRLDRLGARCTST; this is encoded by the coding sequence GTGGATTTCACCAGGGACGAGAGTCAGGACGCGATCGCCGAGGTGGTCGTGAGCCTGCTGGAGCGCAATGCGGCGCGGGACTTCGAGCTGTGGCCGCGGTTGGTCGATTCCGGCCTGCTCGCGGTGCCGCTGCCGGAGAAGCTCGGCGGCGCGGGCATGGGGCTCGCCGAGGTGTCGGTGCTGCTCACCGAGCTGGCCACCGACGCGGTCGCGGTACCGGCGCTGCCGACGCTCGGCTTCGGCGTTGTGCCGCTGCTCGGCGTCCTGCCGGACGAGCTGGCGGAGCGGGTCTTCGGCGCGGTCGCCGATGGCGCGGTGCTCACCGCCGCGCTGAGCGAGCAGGCGGCGCCGTTCACCGTGAAGCCGGAGAGCAGCGCGGTGACCGAGGGCGGCTCGGTCGTGCTCACCGGGCACAAGGTCGCCGTTCCGTACGCGGCGGAGGCGCGCTGGCTGCTGATCCCCACCGACGCCGGGGTCGCGCTGGTCGAGGCGGACACCCCCGGTCTGGAGCTGACCCCGAGCCCGGCCTCCGGCGGCAACCCGGAGGCGACGGTCCGGCTGAGCGGCGTCACCATCCCCGCGGCGCAGTTGCTGCCGCTGCCGCTGCCGGTGCTGCACCGAGCCGCGGTGGCCGCCATCGGCTCGGTGGCCGACGGGTTGCTGCGCGGCGCGCTCGCGCTCACCGCGGAGCACGTCCGGGTGCGGCACCAGTTCGGCAGGCCGCTGGCCCAGTTCCAGGCTGTGGCGCAGCAGATCGCCGATCTGTACGTGGTCTCGCGCACCGTCGGCGCCGCCGCGCAGTCGGCCAACTGGGCGCTGGCCCAGGACGATTCGAGCCCGGAGCACCTGGAGCGGATCGACGACGACCTGGAGGTGCTCGCGTACACGGTCGCCTCCGAGCTGCCCGCCGCCATGCAGAAGTGTCACCACCTGCACGGCGGGCTCGGCGTGGACATCACCCATCCCATGCACCGCTACTACTCACAGGCCAAGGACCTTGCCCGCTGGCTCGGCGGCGCGTCCTTCCGTCTCGATCGATTGGGGGCCAGATGTACATCGACCTGA
- a CDS encoding acyl-CoA dehydrogenase family protein — protein sequence MYIDLTIEQRRLRAELRAYFADLVTPQEHAEMAVNRHGDAYRAVVRRMGRDGRLGVGWPKEYGGGGFGAVEQQIFYNEAVRADVPLPLVTLLTVGPTLQSYGTEEQKRKFLPGILSGDIHFAIGYSEPDAGTDLAALRTGAVRDEATGDWVVNGQKVFTTGAHEADFIWLAARTGSPESRHRGITILIVDTTDPGYSWTPIITSDGAHHTNATYFDNVRVPAGMLVGEVDRGWRLITTQLNHERVGLGPSGKIEQLYDRVREWARPRGVLGKPEVQRSLGRMHAMARLNELLNWQVAASADRADADPNDVIADASATKVYSTEALQEAGRLAEEIVGCHGDPAEPETAELLSWLDRRTKQNLVVTFGGGVNEVMRELVASSGLKLPRVPR from the coding sequence ATGTACATCGACCTGACCATCGAGCAACGCAGGCTGCGCGCCGAACTGCGCGCGTACTTCGCCGATCTGGTGACGCCGCAGGAGCACGCCGAGATGGCGGTGAACCGGCACGGCGACGCCTACCGCGCCGTCGTGCGCCGGATGGGCCGGGACGGCCGGCTCGGGGTCGGCTGGCCCAAGGAGTACGGCGGTGGTGGTTTCGGCGCCGTCGAGCAGCAGATCTTCTACAACGAGGCGGTGCGCGCCGACGTGCCGCTGCCGCTGGTCACGCTGCTCACCGTCGGCCCGACGCTGCAGAGCTACGGCACCGAGGAGCAGAAGCGGAAGTTCCTGCCCGGCATCCTCTCCGGCGACATCCACTTCGCCATCGGCTACTCCGAGCCGGACGCGGGCACCGACCTCGCGGCGCTGCGCACCGGCGCGGTCCGCGACGAGGCCACCGGCGACTGGGTCGTGAACGGCCAGAAGGTCTTCACCACCGGCGCGCACGAGGCCGACTTCATCTGGCTGGCCGCCCGCACCGGCAGCCCGGAGTCGCGGCACCGCGGCATCACGATCCTGATCGTCGACACCACCGACCCCGGCTACTCGTGGACGCCGATCATCACCAGCGACGGCGCGCACCACACCAACGCCACCTACTTCGACAATGTCCGGGTTCCGGCCGGGATGCTGGTCGGCGAGGTGGACCGGGGCTGGAGGCTGATCACCACCCAGCTCAACCACGAGCGGGTCGGGCTCGGGCCGTCCGGCAAGATCGAGCAGCTCTACGACCGGGTGCGCGAGTGGGCGCGGCCGCGCGGTGTGCTCGGCAAACCGGAGGTGCAGCGCTCGCTGGGCCGGATGCACGCCATGGCGCGGCTCAACGAGCTGCTGAACTGGCAGGTCGCGGCCTCCGCCGACCGGGCGGACGCGGACCCCAACGACGTGATCGCCGACGCCTCGGCCACCAAGGTGTACTCCACCGAGGCGCTGCAGGAGGCGGGCAGGCTGGCCGAGGAGATCGTCGGCTGCCACGGCGACCCGGCCGAGCCGGAGACCGCCGAGCTGCTCAGCTGGCTGGATCGGCGGACCAAACAGAACCTGGTGGTGACCTTCGGCGGTGGCGTCAACGAGGTCATGCGCGAACTCGTCGCCTCCTCGGGGCTGAAACTACCCCGGGTACCCCGGTAA
- a CDS encoding bifunctional MaoC family dehydratase N-terminal/OB-fold nucleic acid binding domain-containing protein, with amino-acid sequence MSTPEAIRAAAEEIRARGESSPRAGRDPVNRPMINNWVEALGDRNPIYVDDEAARAAGHPGIVAPPAMAQVWTMLGLTGDRPADDPMTATNELLDAAGFTSVVATNCEQTYHRYLVPGEQVTVTSRLDEVVGPKRTGLGDGWFLTYTITWRVGDEVVTEMLWRLLKFAPGAAKPAADKGQRVKPLVSQDTEFFWAGTKAGELRIQRKPDGTLQHPPIPAIWQDKTEPVDYVVASGRGTVFSYVVHHAPKVPGRTLPFVVALVELEEGVRMLGELRGIEPDQVTVDLKVEAGFEQLDDDTVLPFWQVRA; translated from the coding sequence GTGAGTACTCCGGAGGCAATCCGTGCCGCCGCCGAGGAGATCAGGGCCAGGGGCGAGTCGTCGCCGCGGGCCGGGCGCGACCCGGTGAACCGGCCCATGATCAACAACTGGGTCGAGGCGCTCGGCGACCGCAACCCGATCTACGTCGACGACGAGGCCGCCCGCGCCGCCGGGCACCCCGGCATCGTCGCCCCGCCCGCCATGGCCCAGGTCTGGACCATGCTCGGGCTGACCGGCGACCGCCCGGCCGACGACCCGATGACGGCCACCAACGAACTGCTCGACGCCGCCGGCTTCACCTCCGTCGTCGCCACCAACTGTGAGCAGACCTACCACCGCTACCTGGTCCCCGGCGAGCAGGTGACCGTCACCAGCAGGCTGGACGAGGTGGTCGGCCCGAAGCGCACCGGGCTCGGCGACGGCTGGTTCCTCACCTACACCATCACCTGGCGGGTGGGGGACGAGGTCGTCACCGAAATGCTGTGGCGGCTGCTGAAATTCGCGCCGGGAGCGGCGAAACCGGCCGCGGACAAGGGGCAGCGGGTGAAGCCGCTGGTCTCCCAGGACACCGAGTTCTTCTGGGCCGGGACGAAGGCGGGGGAGCTGCGGATCCAGCGCAAGCCGGACGGCACGCTCCAGCACCCGCCGATCCCGGCTATCTGGCAGGACAAGACCGAACCGGTCGACTACGTGGTGGCGAGTGGCCGCGGCACGGTGTTCAGCTACGTCGTGCACCACGCGCCCAAGGTGCCCGGCCGGACGCTGCCCTTCGTGGTGGCGCTGGTCGAGCTGGAGGAAGGGGTGCGGATGCTCGGCGAACTGCGCGGTATCGAACCGGATCAGGTGACCGTTGACCTGAAGGTCGAGGCGGGCTTCGAGCAGCTCGACGACGACACGGTGCTCCCCTTCTGGCAGGTGCGCGCATGA
- a CDS encoding MaoC family dehydratase, with amino-acid sequence MRDGHSVSVEVGTVLPELAIHADPTFVISTALATRDFQDVHHDRDKAVARGSKDIFVNILTDTGLVQRFVTDWAGPDAIVRSIKLRLGVPLYAGDTLTLRGEVTAIDGDDVHLAVTGSDSLGDHITAKVVITKRDSA; translated from the coding sequence ATGCGCGATGGACACAGCGTGAGCGTCGAGGTCGGCACGGTGCTGCCGGAGCTGGCGATCCACGCCGACCCCACCTTCGTGATCAGCACCGCGCTCGCCACCCGCGATTTCCAGGACGTGCACCACGACCGGGACAAGGCGGTGGCGCGCGGTTCGAAGGACATCTTCGTCAACATCCTCACCGACACCGGGCTGGTGCAGCGCTTCGTCACCGACTGGGCCGGGCCGGACGCCATCGTTCGCTCGATCAAGCTGCGGCTCGGCGTCCCGCTGTACGCGGGCGACACCCTGACCCTGCGCGGCGAGGTGACCGCGATCGACGGCGACGACGTGCACCTCGCGGTCACCGGCAGTGACAGCCTCGGTGACCACATCACAGCGAAAGTCGTCATCACGAAACGAGATTCGGCATGA